The window ATGGGAATCGGTCCGAATATGGAAATCCCAAAGAGGCACATGGACCCAAATATGGACATGGATGAAAGAGCCACGACGACGATGAGCACAAATCCGGATATGGATCTAGTTATGGGAAAAGTGACTATGATGAGAAAGTTCGGGATACGGGTCTAGTTACGGAAAAAATAGTACTCATGACTCTGATGTGTACGGGTCCGGTGGATATGGGACCAAAATCGTAACTGGTCATGCAAAGAAAAGCAAATACAAGGATAAGAGTTCAAGTTACGGGTCTGGTTACGGAAATGACTCTGATGGACGTGGGACCAAAATCGTATCCGGTCATGCAAAGAAAAGTGGATATGAGGATAAGAGTTTAGGTTATGGGTCTGGTTATGGAAATGAATCTGGTGGATATGGGACAAAAATCGTATCATATTATGGGTCTGGTTTAAGAAATGACTCTGGTGGATACAGGACTAAAACTGTACCAGATTATGAGTCTGGTAGATATGAGACCAAAAATGTTTCCAGTTATGCAAAGAAAAGTGAATATGCGGATAATAGTTCGGGTTATGGGTTTGGTTACGGAAATAACTCTAGTGGATATGGAACTAAAACTGTATCGGATTATGGGTCTGGTTACGGAAATGACTCTGGTGGACATGGAACCAAAATAGTATTCGGTCATGCAAAGAAAAGTGAATACGGGGATAAGAATTTGGGTTACGGGTCTGGTTATAAAAATGACTCTGGTGGACATGGGACCAAAACCGTATCCGATAATGCAAAGAAAAGTGGATATGAGGATAAGAGTTTGTTACGAAAATGACTCTTATGCACATGGGACCAAAACCATATCTGATCATGCAAAGAAAAATGAATACGAGGATAAGAGTTCAAGTTATGGATCTGGTTACGAAAATGAATCTGTTGGACATGGGACCAAAATCGTATCCGTACATGCAAAGAAAAATGAATACTAGGATAAGAGTTTGGGTTACGGGTCTAGTTACGAAAATGACTCTGGTGGACATGGGACCAAAACtattgggtttaattggtgtgaatggaaaatggagggacacaaccttttgAGGAAAAGACACATTGTTTTAGAAAAGGAGCGACTGTTCATATAGTTGTGTCTGTTTAGAAAAAAGACACAATGATTCGAATGAACAAACATGACTcctccaaaggatacaccttttcagatgaactattgccacctttcggaaggggcactttatggctatataaacctgattttttccacaggtttagtatgaaaagtttttgcataagaaaaatattctcttg is drawn from Capsicum annuum cultivar UCD-10X-F1 unplaced genomic scaffold, UCD10Xv1.1 ctg36579, whole genome shotgun sequence and contains these coding sequences:
- the LOC124891520 gene encoding keratin-associated protein 6-2-like, with translation SHDDDEHKSGYGSSYGGKNSTHDSDVYGSGGYGTKIVTGHAKKSKYKDKSSSYGSGYGNDSDGRGTKIVSGHAKKSGYEDKSLGYGSGYGNESGGYGTKIVSYYGSGLRNDSGGYRTKTVPDYESGRYETKNVSSYAKKSEYADNSSGYGFGYGNNSSGYGTKTVSDYGSGYGNDSGGHGTKIVFGHAKKSEYGDKNLGYGSGYKNDSGGHGTKTVSDNAKKSGYEDKSLLRK